From the Rhodococcus sp. NBC_00297 genome, one window contains:
- a CDS encoding Fic family protein — protein MRPSEEHPDTFAGLTPDQCHAVDQAVAAERLEGWRPTPADLALLVAECRGETVLPSVREGLVGDGPKRESRWAALRPRHTPYLLPGSTTLRNVLGIVDAAALHRAESILTALRLVRCHTGRADLGGAVGVHRLLSVHRYVFQDFYVWAGDVRTVELSKNGTAFARCSVVWDGLMGVHETILSADWAAADRGELAYLLSRTYADLNQVHPFREGNGRAATMLLHLLVAPTGFRLDLTDVERRDWIAASQDSAPFRQAGAPSARPFLPFFLRALSS, from the coding sequence ATGAGGCCGTCCGAGGAACATCCCGACACGTTCGCCGGGCTCACCCCGGATCAGTGTCACGCCGTCGATCAGGCCGTCGCCGCCGAACGACTCGAGGGATGGCGTCCCACGCCCGCGGACCTCGCACTCCTCGTCGCCGAGTGTCGCGGCGAGACGGTGCTGCCGTCGGTGCGCGAGGGGCTCGTCGGCGACGGACCGAAGCGTGAATCACGCTGGGCGGCACTGCGTCCGCGGCACACCCCGTACCTGCTGCCCGGGTCGACGACGCTGCGCAACGTGCTGGGCATCGTCGACGCGGCCGCGTTGCACCGCGCGGAGAGCATCCTCACCGCACTCCGTCTGGTCCGCTGTCACACCGGGCGGGCCGACCTCGGGGGCGCCGTCGGTGTGCACCGCCTGCTGAGCGTGCACCGCTACGTCTTCCAAGACTTCTACGTGTGGGCAGGCGACGTGCGCACCGTGGAACTGTCGAAGAACGGCACCGCGTTCGCGAGGTGCTCCGTCGTGTGGGACGGCCTCATGGGCGTGCACGAGACCATCCTGAGCGCCGACTGGGCGGCCGCCGACCGGGGGGAGCTCGCGTACCTCCTGAGCCGCACCTACGCCGACCTCAATCAGGTGCATCCCTTCCGTGAGGGCAACGGACGGGCCGCGACCATGCTGCTGCATCTGCTCGTCGCGCCGACCGGGTTCCGGCTGGATCTGACCGACGTCGAGCGGCGGGACTGGATCGCCGCATCGCAGGACTCGGCACCGTTCCGCCAGGCCGGCGCACCGTCCGCACGCCCCTTCCTTCCCTTCTTCCTGCGCGCCCTGAGCTCGTAA
- a CDS encoding putative nucleotidyltransferase substrate binding domain-containing protein: protein MTSSRRRSPVSALTRRGVPIGRADITVAEAADAMTRARSSTLVVQCPGSAWGVVTDGDLRRRVIAAGLSTAAPVSAVASVPAVTVDAEVPVAEAAALALAAGVRRLVVLDASGGVLGIALEQDLLSPALRAGTALRTAVERSASVDDLVEACGRLASVTLSLNDSRVPSADVTAVRSSVVTATVRRAAELLGDDASTWLVSGSVARRESVPSSDVETARVGGPSPMGSDVHAVLERCGLAADPHHASAASPRFVRTVDEWSDAVAGWVADPYEDTGVVMLSLALDARPVVPGGWTPAEPARAALADAAHSRLLMLREATTIKARVTLRDKLFRRADTMDVKAGILTPIVDIARWAGVSAGHDAVGTPARLEHGARAQVLSEDDAAVLAESFDVVQRIRLRHQCEALRDGRPVDDLVRPSDLTPLDRSLLDAAAREVAGVQRASAYLAR from the coding sequence GTGACCTCCTCGCGTCGGCGTTCCCCGGTGAGCGCGCTGACGCGTCGCGGTGTCCCGATCGGTCGAGCCGACATCACCGTCGCGGAGGCAGCCGACGCGATGACCCGGGCGAGGTCGAGCACCCTCGTCGTGCAGTGTCCGGGCTCGGCGTGGGGAGTGGTGACCGACGGCGACCTGCGCCGACGCGTGATCGCCGCGGGCCTGAGCACCGCGGCACCGGTGTCGGCCGTCGCGTCCGTTCCTGCCGTCACTGTCGACGCCGAGGTGCCCGTCGCGGAGGCGGCCGCCCTCGCGCTCGCTGCGGGTGTCCGCCGACTGGTGGTGCTGGACGCGAGTGGGGGCGTGCTCGGCATCGCCCTCGAACAGGACCTGCTCTCGCCGGCGCTGCGTGCGGGCACAGCGCTGCGCACCGCGGTGGAGCGCTCGGCGAGTGTCGACGATCTGGTCGAGGCGTGCGGGCGGCTTGCCTCGGTGACGTTGTCGCTGAACGATTCCCGCGTCCCGTCGGCCGACGTGACGGCAGTGCGATCGTCCGTGGTGACGGCCACCGTGCGCCGGGCCGCCGAACTGCTGGGCGACGACGCGTCCACCTGGCTGGTCTCCGGAAGCGTCGCTCGACGCGAATCGGTCCCGTCGTCCGATGTCGAGACGGCGCGGGTGGGCGGCCCGTCCCCGATGGGGTCGGACGTGCACGCCGTACTCGAACGCTGCGGTCTCGCAGCCGATCCCCATCACGCGAGTGCCGCGTCGCCGCGCTTCGTGCGGACGGTCGACGAGTGGTCCGACGCGGTGGCGGGCTGGGTGGCCGATCCGTACGAGGACACCGGTGTGGTGATGCTCTCGCTCGCGCTCGATGCGCGTCCGGTGGTGCCGGGCGGATGGACACCGGCGGAGCCCGCGCGCGCCGCGCTGGCCGACGCCGCTCACTCGCGACTGCTGATGTTGCGTGAGGCGACGACGATCAAGGCGCGGGTGACGCTGCGGGACAAGCTCTTCCGTCGTGCGGACACGATGGACGTGAAGGCGGGGATCCTGACTCCCATCGTGGACATCGCGCGCTGGGCCGGTGTCTCCGCCGGGCACGACGCCGTGGGCACGCCGGCTCGGCTCGAGCACGGTGCTCGCGCGCAGGTGCTGTCCGAGGACGACGCCGCGGTGCTCGCGGAATCGTTCGACGTCGTCCAGCGCATCCGGCTGCGGCACCAGTGCGAGGCACTGCGCGACGGCCGCCCCGTCGACGACCTGGTGCGCCCGTCGGACCTCACGCCCCTCGACCGGAGCCTGCTCGACGCGGCTGCGCGGGAAGTGGCGGGCGTGCAACGGGCCTCGGCGTACCTGGCTCGATGA
- the bluB gene encoding 5,6-dimethylbenzimidazole synthase: protein MSTEHLSVHDAIAARRDVRSEFSGEVVDDAVLTRLLAAAHRAPSVGNTQPWDFVVVRHPETLGRFAAHVAQCRADFAASLPADRAETFEPIRVEGIETSGTGVVVTYDDSRGGEHVLGRATVRDTGLLSVALAIENLWLAAVSEGVGVGWVSFYDEAVLRDIIGLTGDDAVRPVAWLCVGPVTQFQEVPDLERFGWRPRRPLSDAVHREQWGRRG, encoded by the coding sequence ATGAGCACCGAGCACCTGTCCGTCCACGACGCCATCGCCGCACGTCGGGACGTCCGTAGCGAATTCAGCGGTGAGGTGGTCGACGACGCCGTCCTCACCCGTCTTCTCGCCGCCGCCCACCGCGCACCCAGTGTCGGGAACACCCAGCCGTGGGACTTCGTGGTCGTCCGACACCCCGAGACGCTGGGGCGATTCGCCGCGCACGTGGCGCAGTGCCGCGCCGACTTCGCGGCATCGCTGCCCGCCGACCGCGCCGAGACCTTCGAGCCGATCCGCGTCGAGGGGATCGAGACCAGTGGCACCGGCGTCGTCGTGACGTACGACGACTCCCGCGGTGGTGAGCACGTCCTGGGCCGGGCCACGGTGCGGGACACGGGCCTGCTCTCCGTGGCCCTCGCCATCGAGAACCTGTGGCTCGCAGCGGTGTCCGAGGGTGTCGGCGTCGGGTGGGTGTCGTTCTACGACGAGGCGGTGCTGCGGGACATCATCGGCCTGACCGGCGACGACGCCGTGCGTCCCGTCGCGTGGCTGTGCGTCGGTCCGGTGACGCAGTTCCAGGAGGTTCCGGACCTCGAGAGGTTCGGGTGGCGTCCGCGTCGGCCCCTGTCCGACGCCGTGCACCGGGAACAGTGGGGCCGTCGGGGTTAA
- a CDS encoding TetR/AcrR family transcriptional regulator, whose amino-acid sequence MGSTPGTTPPPGRGQLTRTVILRAGIAFIDDNGARDLTMRRLGGRLGVEAMALYHYFGGKEELLDGIVDQVIDDLGSDPQVLMKGASSWQDYLQRLAHGVRRMALEHPEVFPLIATRPNSAPWVRPPLRSVRWLENFLSSLKEWGFDDAAAAAAYRSYTSFLLGQLLLEVSAQGVSIGPTDPNDPDDPRATAQPGDDIDPTEFPTVVRMKAELARDLGLPEFEKALEALLDRLAATLPQVDG is encoded by the coding sequence GTGGGTTCGACACCCGGCACCACGCCACCGCCCGGTAGGGGTCAGCTCACCCGCACCGTCATCCTGCGCGCGGGCATCGCCTTCATCGACGACAACGGCGCTCGCGATCTGACGATGCGCCGACTCGGCGGGCGTCTCGGCGTCGAGGCGATGGCGCTCTACCACTACTTCGGTGGCAAGGAAGAACTGCTCGACGGCATCGTCGACCAGGTCATCGACGATCTGGGCAGCGACCCGCAGGTGCTGATGAAGGGCGCCTCGAGCTGGCAGGACTACCTGCAGCGGCTGGCGCACGGCGTGCGCCGGATGGCGCTCGAACATCCCGAGGTGTTCCCGCTCATCGCGACCCGGCCGAACAGCGCGCCGTGGGTGCGGCCCCCACTCCGCAGCGTGCGGTGGCTCGAGAACTTCCTCTCCAGCCTGAAGGAATGGGGATTCGACGACGCGGCCGCGGCCGCCGCCTACCGCTCGTACACGAGTTTCCTGCTCGGACAGCTGTTGCTCGAGGTCTCGGCGCAGGGAGTCTCGATCGGTCCGACGGACCCCAACGATCCCGACGATCCCCGCGCCACCGCTCAGCCCGGAGACGACATCGACCCGACGGAGTTCCCCACCGTGGTGCGGATGAAGGCGGAGCTGGCGCGCGATCTCGGCCTGCCCGAGTTCGAGAAAGCGCTCGAGGCGCTGCTCGACCGACTCGCCGCGACCCTGCCTCAGGTGGACGGGTAG
- a CDS encoding GAF and ANTAR domain-containing protein: MSNDGRPPSSEHLDLVRTLAELAREFAGSRQVRTIDEVLDHVLAVSVDLIDAADHASVRLAAEVSGPAEPSRTSSDIAAALDRVQRRPGDGPTVDLLHRSSQAGVDLAAVVAGPVHRWPGLAEVADAVGVRALAAVPLAMHERTLGVLTLYSSSTAAFDEDSLTVATAIAAHAAIAVQSLQKEAQFRSGLASRDIIGQAKGMLMERFEVDSVQAFEMLSKLSQNNNRPLHKLAADIVEAGAKLRYPST, from the coding sequence ATGAGCAACGACGGTCGGCCGCCGAGCTCCGAGCACCTCGATCTGGTGCGCACTCTGGCCGAGCTGGCGCGCGAGTTCGCCGGGTCGCGCCAGGTCCGGACGATCGACGAGGTTCTCGATCACGTCCTCGCGGTGTCGGTCGATCTGATCGACGCCGCGGATCACGCGTCGGTGCGGCTGGCGGCCGAGGTATCGGGGCCTGCGGAGCCCAGCCGCACGAGCAGCGACATCGCGGCCGCACTCGACCGGGTGCAGAGGCGACCGGGGGACGGACCGACCGTCGATCTCCTGCATCGGTCCTCCCAGGCGGGCGTGGACCTCGCTGCCGTCGTCGCCGGTCCGGTGCATCGTTGGCCCGGTCTGGCGGAGGTGGCCGACGCCGTCGGTGTCCGCGCGCTGGCCGCCGTACCGCTCGCGATGCACGAGCGCACGCTGGGAGTGCTCACGCTCTACTCGTCGTCGACCGCGGCGTTCGACGAGGACAGCCTGACCGTGGCGACGGCGATCGCGGCGCACGCCGCCATCGCGGTGCAGAGTCTGCAGAAGGAAGCGCAGTTCCGGTCCGGTCTCGCGTCCCGCGACATCATCGGTCAGGCCAAGGGCATGCTGATGGAGCGGTTCGAGGTGGATTCGGTCCAGGCGTTCGAGATGCTCTCGAAGTTGTCGCAGAACAACAACCGACCGCTGCACAAGCTTGCCGCGGACATCGTCGAGGCCGGAGCCAAGCTACGCTACCCGTCCACCTGA
- a CDS encoding GAF and ANTAR domain-containing protein yields the protein MTDSADTTDERRALALLAEALTDLDSALAVSHTADGALDTICARVVTAIPDADAAGVTVFRRGRPQTAASTETFVLEVDQAQYRSEQGPCIESALTHEVVRADLDDVSQRWPVFAKAIDHLDVASFLSAPVTAGGAHIGALNLYSHTGHRFDSVDESAMRVFVQAAQSALTGAENSEHAARQVETYAAAMESRAAIEQAKGALMLGLNVSADKAFDLLLWRSQTTNIKVRTLAEQLVRDIGSLGDAPDALSTELGKLLMTAHTRVPTGRVTPAE from the coding sequence ATGACCGACAGCGCGGACACCACGGACGAACGACGGGCGTTGGCCCTGTTGGCGGAGGCCCTGACAGACCTGGACAGTGCGCTCGCCGTCTCCCACACGGCCGACGGCGCGCTCGACACGATCTGCGCGCGCGTCGTGACGGCGATTCCCGACGCCGACGCAGCGGGCGTCACGGTGTTCCGCCGCGGCAGGCCGCAGACCGCCGCGAGCACAGAGACGTTCGTCCTCGAGGTGGACCAGGCCCAGTACCGCAGCGAGCAGGGACCGTGCATCGAGTCGGCGTTGACCCACGAGGTGGTGCGTGCCGATCTCGACGACGTGTCCCAGCGCTGGCCCGTGTTCGCGAAGGCGATCGATCACCTCGACGTCGCGAGTTTCCTGTCCGCGCCCGTCACCGCGGGTGGTGCCCACATCGGCGCCCTCAATCTCTACAGCCACACCGGCCACCGGTTCGATTCCGTCGACGAGTCGGCGATGCGGGTGTTCGTGCAGGCCGCCCAGTCGGCCCTGACCGGAGCGGAGAACTCCGAGCACGCCGCGAGACAGGTCGAGACCTATGCCGCCGCGATGGAGTCCCGCGCCGCGATCGAACAGGCCAAGGGCGCCCTGATGCTGGGACTCAACGTGTCGGCCGACAAGGCCTTCGACCTGCTGCTCTGGCGCTCGCAGACCACGAACATCAAGGTGCGGACTCTCGCCGAGCAACTGGTCCGCGACATCGGCTCGCTCGGCGATGCACCGGACGCCCTGTCCACCGAACTCGGCAAGCTGCTGATGACAGCGCACACACGCGTGCCGACGGGCCGGGTCACTCCGGCCGAGTAG
- a CDS encoding hemerythrin domain-containing protein, with translation MTEQLPSIATASVAELGGRTSVLTRQRDDHIELDQLLHELGETPAADRADVLNRICRLVFPHAFAEESVLWPAIRKWVPDGESLTLEIEREHQEINELFSTLEEKGDGTDEGSALLDRIVVLLREDVRDEEDRLFPMLRRAMNDAQLRRLGLAWTAVRRTAPTRPHPVVARRPPGNVVAALPLTVLDRSRDALDVVSRRVTTPSAVQLLQRTSGLLATVAGAVEHVPPLTRGEDPSTRSGRTTRPE, from the coding sequence GTGACAGAACAACTTCCGTCCATCGCCACGGCTTCCGTCGCCGAGCTCGGCGGCCGCACCAGCGTGTTGACCCGGCAACGCGACGACCACATCGAGCTCGACCAGTTGCTCCACGAGCTCGGCGAGACGCCGGCCGCAGATCGTGCCGACGTGCTGAACCGCATCTGTCGGCTCGTCTTCCCGCACGCGTTCGCCGAGGAGTCGGTGCTGTGGCCCGCGATCCGGAAGTGGGTGCCGGACGGCGAGTCGCTGACCCTCGAGATCGAGCGCGAGCATCAGGAGATCAACGAGCTGTTCTCCACGCTCGAGGAGAAGGGCGACGGCACCGACGAGGGGAGCGCGCTGCTCGATCGCATCGTCGTCCTGTTGCGTGAGGACGTGCGCGACGAGGAGGACCGGCTGTTCCCGATGCTGCGCCGCGCGATGAACGACGCGCAGCTCCGTCGGCTCGGCCTGGCGTGGACCGCGGTGCGGCGCACGGCCCCGACGAGGCCGCATCCGGTGGTGGCCCGCCGCCCACCGGGCAACGTCGTCGCCGCGCTGCCGCTCACGGTGCTCGACCGGTCGCGGGACGCACTGGACGTGGTGTCGAGGCGGGTGACCACGCCGTCGGCGGTGCAGTTGCTGCAGCGCACCAGCGGACTGCTCGCGACGGTGGCGGGTGCGGTGGAACACGTGCCGCCGCTGACCCGAGGCGAAGACCCGTCGACGCGGTCGGGGCGCACTACTCGGCCGGAGTGA
- a CDS encoding cytochrome P450 has protein sequence MTDTSTDDRPAVAPAVTGPRALAYAARLMGPSITSGVILRRPAAMALAEKVDADAATLAAMRELRLRYGSAPVQLALPGRTIAVVLDPADVRRILVDSPEDFTAANREKIGALGPFQPHGVLISRGRLRDERRAFNEQVLDTPQPLHHLASAFVAVVDEEVDTLLSGPGAGAPRPVSADEFLQLWWRVVRRVVLGASARDDETVTDRLRSLRGNGNWSYFVPQRRRARDRFIDDLYSYVDAAEPNSLAAVVAHSRVGGAVDPVGQMPQWLFAFDAAGMATLRALALLASHPDHERRAVEEASAGDVGRPQALPFLRACILESIRLWPTTPAILRDSTVDTEWTGDSSTRIVRAGTAFAILASGFHRDADALPFADRFAPDIWLDGTAEQYPQLVPFSAGPVVCPGQNLVLFTASSMLASILARSGVALTNPALAPSRPLPPTLNTYGVELSLEPRT, from the coding sequence ATGACCGACACTTCGACCGACGACCGCCCCGCCGTCGCGCCGGCCGTCACCGGCCCACGGGCTCTCGCCTACGCGGCGCGGCTGATGGGACCCTCGATCACCTCGGGGGTGATCCTTCGTCGTCCGGCGGCCATGGCGCTGGCCGAGAAGGTCGACGCCGATGCGGCCACGCTGGCCGCGATGCGGGAGCTGCGACTCCGGTACGGCTCCGCGCCCGTGCAGTTGGCTCTGCCCGGTCGCACCATCGCCGTCGTGCTCGACCCTGCCGATGTCCGGCGCATCCTCGTCGACTCCCCGGAGGACTTCACGGCGGCGAACCGGGAGAAGATCGGCGCGCTGGGACCGTTCCAGCCGCACGGGGTGCTCATCTCCCGTGGCCGGCTGCGCGACGAGCGTCGTGCGTTCAACGAGCAGGTCCTGGACACCCCTCAGCCGCTGCACCACCTCGCGTCGGCGTTCGTGGCCGTGGTGGACGAGGAGGTCGACACTCTGCTGTCCGGTCCCGGTGCGGGAGCGCCGCGCCCGGTGTCGGCGGACGAGTTCCTGCAGCTGTGGTGGCGGGTGGTGCGCCGGGTCGTGCTGGGTGCGTCCGCGCGCGACGACGAGACGGTGACCGACCGTCTGCGCTCCCTGCGCGGGAACGGTAACTGGTCGTACTTCGTACCGCAGCGACGCCGTGCGCGGGATCGCTTCATCGACGACCTGTACTCGTATGTCGATGCGGCGGAGCCGAACTCGCTCGCCGCCGTCGTCGCGCACAGTCGGGTGGGCGGTGCGGTGGACCCGGTGGGTCAGATGCCGCAATGGCTCTTCGCGTTCGACGCGGCCGGTATGGCGACGCTGCGGGCGCTCGCGCTGCTGGCCTCGCATCCCGACCACGAGCGGCGGGCCGTCGAGGAGGCGAGCGCGGGTGACGTCGGCCGTCCGCAAGCACTGCCGTTCCTGCGGGCGTGCATCCTGGAGTCGATTCGTCTGTGGCCGACGACGCCGGCGATCCTGCGGGACTCGACCGTCGACACGGAGTGGACCGGTGATTCGAGCACTCGAATCGTGCGAGCCGGCACGGCGTTCGCCATTCTGGCGTCCGGGTTCCACCGGGACGCGGACGCGCTGCCCTTCGCCGATCGGTTCGCGCCCGACATCTGGCTCGACGGCACCGCGGAGCAGTACCCGCAGCTGGTGCCGTTCAGTGCCGGGCCGGTGGTGTGTCCCGGTCAGAATCTCGTGTTGTTCACCGCGTCGTCGATGCTGGCGTCGATTCTCGCTCGGTCGGGGGTGGCTCTCACGAACCCTGCGCTCGCACCGTCGCGACCACTTCCCCCGACTCTGAACACCTACGGCGTCGAGCTGTCTCTCGAGCCCCGAACCTGA
- a CDS encoding ANTAR domain-containing protein, producing MTFPPTFDPPGTGRIGDTDVPSPVVVLAELTGHLAAGVDAPYLLHLLATRTREALRAAAVSVVFDGSGSVDLDLVAAASTGLLDRSLSVGGPVAMCVRTGAAVLLDDLENAPGRWQDHARAARAAGIGGMRAYPARIANRVIGAVVVHTSGPWRAPGHAAAFVQAVADLAALAVSVDTEGDVRLSVEATRRQQVLEDAAVIDQAIGVLAETHGLDIGPATDLLVTDARRSRTSLADRARAVIDALS from the coding sequence GTGACTTTCCCGCCCACTTTCGATCCGCCCGGTACCGGGCGGATCGGTGATACCGACGTGCCGTCGCCCGTCGTCGTCCTCGCCGAGCTGACGGGCCATCTGGCCGCCGGGGTCGACGCCCCCTATCTGCTCCACCTCCTCGCCACCCGCACCCGCGAGGCCCTGCGGGCCGCCGCGGTGTCGGTGGTGTTCGACGGGTCCGGGTCGGTCGACCTCGACCTGGTCGCTGCGGCCTCGACCGGGTTGCTCGACCGATCGCTGTCCGTGGGCGGACCGGTGGCGATGTGCGTGCGCACCGGCGCGGCCGTGCTGCTCGACGATCTGGAGAACGCTCCGGGGCGCTGGCAGGACCACGCCCGCGCGGCGCGTGCGGCCGGCATCGGCGGTATGCGTGCCTACCCGGCTCGGATCGCGAACCGGGTCATCGGCGCCGTCGTGGTCCACACGTCGGGGCCGTGGCGGGCACCGGGTCACGCGGCGGCGTTCGTCCAGGCCGTCGCGGATCTGGCGGCCTTGGCCGTCAGCGTCGACACCGAGGGCGACGTGCGCCTGTCGGTCGAGGCGACGCGTCGACAGCAGGTCCTCGAGGACGCCGCCGTGATCGATCAGGCCATCGGTGTGCTCGCCGAGACCCACGGTCTCGACATCGGCCCCGCGACCGACCTGCTCGTCACCGACGCCCGCCGCTCACGGACCTCGCTCGCAGATCGGGCGCGTGCGGTGATCGATGCCCTGAGCTGA
- a CDS encoding GAF domain-containing protein yields MTTRSGGDDDAHAPLSITDIADLCRSVVQLVEVDGAAITVMSGTTRELVYATDAVSQYLDELQFTTGQGPCVDAFHRGRTVFVADLDNEAEEHWPGFAADASDGGAAALFAFPLRGGNTVFGVLELYRASVGELSDEFAAVAQLTADAAAISLLEAFAPGLGAGQSLGDASDDSPLGDHRTRPYVNLAVGMITVQMRVSPTEALARLRAAAYSARRPVDDIAREVVERKVRFSTDDTASDSTTKGQPS; encoded by the coding sequence ATGACGACGCGATCGGGTGGTGACGACGACGCGCACGCACCGTTGTCCATCACCGACATCGCCGATCTGTGCCGCAGTGTCGTGCAGTTGGTCGAGGTGGACGGCGCCGCCATCACCGTCATGAGCGGCACCACGCGCGAGTTGGTCTACGCCACCGACGCGGTGTCGCAGTACCTCGACGAACTGCAGTTCACCACCGGTCAGGGTCCCTGCGTCGACGCGTTCCACCGTGGCCGGACCGTGTTCGTCGCCGACCTCGACAACGAGGCGGAGGAGCACTGGCCCGGATTCGCCGCCGACGCCTCGGACGGGGGCGCGGCCGCTCTGTTCGCCTTCCCGCTGCGCGGCGGCAACACCGTGTTCGGCGTGCTCGAGCTGTATCGCGCATCCGTCGGTGAACTCAGCGACGAGTTCGCCGCTGTCGCCCAGCTGACCGCGGACGCGGCAGCCATCAGCCTGCTGGAAGCCTTCGCGCCCGGCCTCGGCGCGGGACAGTCGCTCGGCGACGCCTCGGACGACTCGCCGCTGGGCGACCATCGCACCCGGCCCTACGTCAATCTGGCCGTCGGCATGATCACGGTGCAGATGCGGGTGTCGCCGACCGAGGCGCTCGCCCGGCTGCGCGCCGCGGCGTACTCGGCCCGACGCCCCGTCGACGACATCGCCCGCGAGGTGGTCGAGCGCAAGGTGCGCTTCTCCACCGACGACACCGCGTCGGACTCGACGACGAAAGGACAGCCGTCGTGA
- a CDS encoding ANTAR domain-containing protein, which yields MTSDPEQSLHERIRAAADELVLLERLGAVVTERIRLSLDARAAIDLAVGALMVRHGCEAPAAVARLASTASSLSATMPEIAAEVLATIR from the coding sequence ATGACGAGCGACCCGGAGCAGTCGTTGCACGAACGCATCCGCGCGGCCGCAGACGAACTCGTACTGCTCGAGCGACTCGGGGCCGTGGTCACCGAGCGCATCCGGCTGTCCCTCGATGCGCGCGCCGCGATCGATCTCGCCGTGGGTGCACTGATGGTGCGGCACGGATGCGAGGCACCTGCCGCGGTCGCGCGACTGGCGTCGACGGCGTCGTCGCTGTCCGCCACGATGCCCGAGATCGCCGCCGAGGTGCTCGCGACCATCCGATGA
- a CDS encoding sugar transferase — MDRLRVTDVLVVVAAVACAQVVRFGRPDLEVPRAAFNYTLVSVTLALTWIAFLAIFRTRSPRVLGGGAEEYRRLLSATFRLFGLVAIISLLFRFELARGYLAIALPVGLIGLLVSRWLFRKHVARGRRRGDYQTSVVIVGSHSSALSMARSFNRDGSAGYAVVGVCLPRTQSVTEDQLSVDGLEIPVLGNENDVLDAIEATGADTVAVTATDHIGHEGIRRMVWDLEKKNVDLVVAPGVVDVAGPRLHMRPVAGLPLIHVEKPQYNGASRFGKTAFDMVFAVVALVAVAPLFLLAALLVKATSKGPVFYRSERMGLDGTPFQMIKFRSMVQDADARVSELLALNDSEGGVLFKMREDPRVTKVGRVMRRLSIDELPQFFNVLRREMSIVGPRPPLRREVETYDGDVRRRLLVKPGLTGLWQVSGRSDLSWEESVRLDLSYVENWSMTGDLLIVLKTLKAVVGSDGAY; from the coding sequence ATGGACCGGCTCCGGGTGACCGACGTGCTCGTCGTCGTCGCCGCCGTCGCCTGCGCACAGGTGGTGCGCTTCGGTCGGCCGGATCTCGAGGTACCGCGCGCGGCGTTCAACTACACGTTGGTCTCGGTCACCCTCGCGCTGACGTGGATCGCATTCCTCGCGATCTTCCGCACCCGCTCGCCGCGTGTGCTCGGCGGGGGAGCCGAGGAGTACAGGCGTCTGTTGTCCGCCACCTTCCGCCTCTTCGGGCTCGTGGCCATCATCTCGTTGCTCTTCCGCTTCGAACTGGCGCGTGGCTACCTGGCCATCGCACTGCCGGTCGGGCTGATCGGGCTCCTGGTCTCGCGGTGGCTCTTCCGCAAGCACGTGGCTCGCGGACGTCGTCGCGGCGACTATCAGACGTCGGTCGTCATCGTCGGCAGTCACAGCTCGGCCCTCTCCATGGCGCGGTCGTTCAACCGCGACGGGAGTGCCGGATACGCCGTGGTCGGGGTGTGCCTGCCGCGCACCCAGTCGGTCACCGAGGATCAGCTGTCCGTCGACGGTCTCGAGATTCCCGTCCTCGGCAACGAGAACGACGTGCTCGATGCCATCGAGGCCACGGGCGCGGACACCGTCGCCGTCACCGCGACGGACCACATCGGCCACGAGGGCATCCGCCGCATGGTGTGGGATCTCGAGAAGAAGAACGTCGATCTGGTCGTGGCTCCCGGCGTCGTCGACGTCGCCGGCCCGCGCCTGCACATGCGGCCGGTCGCCGGCCTCCCGCTCATCCACGTGGAGAAGCCGCAGTACAACGGTGCGAGCCGCTTCGGGAAGACGGCGTTCGACATGGTGTTCGCCGTGGTCGCCCTCGTCGCCGTGGCCCCGCTGTTCCTCCTCGCCGCCCTTCTCGTCAAGGCCACCAGCAAGGGTCCGGTGTTCTACCGATCCGAGCGCATGGGCCTCGACGGCACACCGTTCCAGATGATCAAGTTCCGCTCGATGGTGCAGGACGCGGACGCTCGGGTGTCGGAGTTGTTGGCGCTCAACGACAGCGAGGGCGGCGTCCTGTTCAAGATGCGCGAGGATCCGCGTGTCACCAAGGTCGGCCGCGTGATGCGGCGGCTGAGCATCGACGAGCTGCCGCAGTTCTTCAACGTGCTGCGCCGCGAGATGTCGATCGTGGGCCCGCGGCCGCCGCTGCGCCGCGAGGTGGAGACCTACGACGGCGACGTGCGCCGCCGGCTGCTGGTCAAACCCGGTCTGACGGGCCTGTGGCAGGTGAGTGGCCGCTCCGACCTGTCCTGGGAGGAATCGGTGCGCCTCGACCTGAGCTACGTCGAGAACTGGTCCATGACAGGTGATCTGCTCATCGTGCTGAAGACCCTCAAGGCCGTCGTCGGCAGCGACGGCGCGTACTGA